In Desulfovibrio sp. UIB00, the following are encoded in one genomic region:
- a CDS encoding universal stress protein, whose protein sequence is MKNIKKILCAVDLSEHSKEVAEYAVLLAKGLNASVLVVYTAPSLSQYVGFHVPPNTIENFVGEIVTGAEKSMESFVAENFVGVEAKGQVLIGYAAEEILNRAREEKADLIVMGTHGRKGIDRILFGSVAEKVVKNADMPVLTVRPTEAGE, encoded by the coding sequence ATGAAGAATATCAAGAAGATTCTTTGCGCGGTAGACCTTTCCGAACACAGCAAGGAAGTTGCCGAATACGCGGTGCTTCTTGCCAAGGGGCTCAATGCGAGCGTGCTCGTTGTATACACCGCCCCCTCGCTGAGCCAGTATGTGGGCTTTCATGTACCGCCCAACACCATTGAAAATTTTGTCGGCGAAATCGTGACCGGCGCTGAAAAGTCCATGGAATCGTTTGTGGCCGAAAATTTCGTGGGTGTTGAAGCCAAGGGGCAGGTGCTCATCGGCTATGCCGCCGAAGAAATCCTCAACCGCGCCCGTGAAGAAAAGGCCGACCTTATCGTTATGGGCACCCATGGCCGCAAGGGCATTGACCGCATTCTTTTCGGCTCTGTGGCGGAAAAGGTAGTCAAGAACGCCGACATGCCCGTGCTGACCGTGCGCCCCACGGAAGCAGGCGAATAA
- the hisC gene encoding histidinol-phosphate transaminase — MSEISVRQEIMALKAYVPGLSIAEIQDKYNLPQVIKMASNENPLGMPPLAREAVERHAAGAFRYPQGGNPRLAKALGQRHGVDEHRVVVGNGSDEIIDLLIRILAIPGAHNIVCFNPCFSIYPIQGRICGVEIRRQPLEEDFSFNFAALLELVDANTRIVFVTTPDNPSGFCPPRAAVEALARDLAQKAPDCLLVVDEAYVDFAEDEKAASMLASGIMPSNTAFMRTFSKSFGLAGMRVGYGILPDHLADFVWRARLPFSVNILAEEAALAALADDTFYNATQDAVRRGRKELFTGLTALGCKVWPSEANFLMFGMPEGAPNAAECFETLLARGIIIRPLKSYGLPDLLRVSIGNQQENLAFLSAMADIIAHKGEKA; from the coding sequence ATGTCCGAGATCAGTGTGCGCCAGGAAATTATGGCCCTCAAGGCCTATGTTCCCGGCCTTTCCATTGCCGAAATCCAGGATAAGTACAACCTGCCCCAGGTTATCAAGATGGCCAGCAACGAAAACCCGCTGGGCATGCCCCCTCTGGCCCGAGAGGCTGTGGAACGCCACGCGGCCGGGGCCTTTCGGTATCCGCAGGGCGGCAATCCGCGACTGGCAAAGGCGCTGGGCCAGCGCCACGGCGTTGACGAACACCGCGTGGTTGTTGGCAACGGTTCGGACGAAATCATTGACCTGCTTATCCGCATTCTGGCGATCCCCGGCGCACACAACATTGTGTGTTTCAACCCCTGTTTCAGCATTTACCCCATTCAGGGGCGTATTTGCGGCGTAGAGATCCGACGGCAACCCCTTGAGGAAGATTTTTCCTTCAACTTTGCCGCCCTGCTTGAACTGGTGGACGCCAACACGCGCATTGTTTTTGTGACCACGCCCGACAATCCCTCGGGCTTTTGCCCCCCGCGCGCTGCCGTGGAGGCCCTTGCGCGCGATCTGGCGCAGAAGGCCCCCGACTGTCTGCTGGTGGTGGACGAAGCCTACGTGGACTTTGCCGAAGATGAAAAAGCCGCATCCATGCTGGCGAGCGGCATCATGCCAAGCAACACGGCCTTTATGCGCACGTTTTCCAAAAGCTTCGGGCTTGCGGGTATGCGCGTGGGCTACGGCATTTTGCCTGACCATCTGGCGGACTTTGTCTGGCGCGCGCGCCTGCCCTTCTCTGTCAACATTCTGGCAGAAGAAGCGGCTCTGGCGGCTCTGGCTGATGACACCTTTTACAACGCCACCCAGGATGCCGTGCGCAGAGGCCGCAAGGAGCTGTTTACGGGCCTGACCGCTCTGGGTTGCAAGGTGTGGCCGAGCGAAGCGAACTTTTTGATGTTCGGCATGCCCGAGGGCGCGCCCAATGCTGCCGAATGCTTTGAGACCCTGCTCGCGCGCGGCATCATCATCCGCCCGCTCAAGAGCTACGGTTTGCCGGATCTGTTGCGTGTCAGCATTGGCAACCAGCAGGAAAACCTCGCCTTCCTTTCCGCCATGGCAGATATTATTGCCCATAAAGGGGAAAAGGCATGA
- a CDS encoding periplasmic heavy metal sensor — MKTSKIVTSGAALTLAIFLGLSGIASARNGDGHGPAGMGPGTGMGMGMGPGMGYGMGPGMGLSSEQMETMQQIHQSFVEKTQPTMQQHFSKMAELNNLAAAGAKPDDARVKAAQKDLREIDAKLYSAKAEMLKQMSDKGIPFMAGHGMGRGMGHRMGGHGMGHGMMGNGMMNPGNCPGMAGMGATGATDNAVQSGATGNK; from the coding sequence ATGAAGACCTCCAAGATCGTTACCAGCGGCGCGGCCCTTACCCTTGCCATCTTCCTCGGCCTTTCGGGCATTGCCTCCGCCCGGAACGGCGACGGACACGGCCCCGCAGGCATGGGCCCCGGTACAGGCATGGGCATGGGTATGGGCCCCGGCATGGGTTACGGCATGGGCCCTGGCATGGGATTGTCCAGCGAGCAGATGGAAACCATGCAGCAGATTCACCAGAGCTTTGTTGAAAAAACACAGCCCACCATGCAACAGCATTTTTCCAAGATGGCTGAACTGAACAACCTTGCCGCCGCTGGCGCCAAGCCCGACGACGCCCGCGTCAAGGCCGCCCAGAAGGATCTGCGCGAAATCGACGCTAAGCTTTACAGCGCCAAGGCCGAAATGCTCAAGCAGATGTCTGACAAGGGCATTCCCTTCATGGCTGGCCACGGCATGGGCCGGGGCATGGGACACCGCATGGGCGGGCACGGCATGGGGCATGGCATGATGGGTAACGGCATGATGAACCCCGGCAACTGCCCCGGCATGGCTGGCATGGGCGCGACTGGCGCCACAGACAACGCCGTGCAGTCCGGCGCTACCGGCAACAAGTAA
- a CDS encoding TSUP family transporter, with protein sequence MLDFSLVTYAVGIAAAFGGGFIDSIAGGGGLITMPALLLSGVPPHQSLGVNKVSACLGTTVALGNFARSNLVLWRVALAGIIFSLVGSWAGSRLALLLDAAVLGKVLVALLPIGMCATLLPKKEHKQKPLPHSGPRFWIPVAFVCLLIGGYDGFFGPGTGSFLILAFHWILRMGLMEASATSKVLNLASNFAGAVVFIVNGVVVWSLALPMAAACCLGNWMGSRLAIRVGPAAVRRFLTISLSLLLLTLVWQYFLAPSMH encoded by the coding sequence GTGTTGGATTTCAGTCTGGTTACATACGCCGTTGGCATAGCCGCAGCATTCGGCGGTGGATTTATTGACTCCATCGCTGGCGGCGGCGGGCTTATCACCATGCCCGCCTTGCTGCTTTCCGGCGTACCGCCGCATCAGTCCCTGGGCGTCAACAAGGTCAGCGCCTGTCTTGGCACCACGGTTGCGCTTGGCAACTTTGCCCGCAGCAACTTGGTATTGTGGCGTGTAGCCCTGGCGGGCATTATTTTCTCACTGGTTGGTTCGTGGGCCGGGTCACGACTTGCCCTGCTGCTGGACGCCGCAGTTCTTGGCAAGGTGCTGGTGGCCTTGTTGCCCATAGGCATGTGCGCAACCCTGCTGCCCAAGAAAGAACACAAACAGAAGCCCCTGCCGCACTCCGGCCCCCGCTTCTGGATTCCCGTAGCCTTTGTATGCCTTCTTATTGGCGGCTATGACGGATTTTTCGGCCCCGGCACCGGGAGCTTTCTTATCCTCGCTTTTCACTGGATTCTGCGCATGGGTCTGATGGAAGCCTCCGCCACCTCCAAGGTGCTCAACCTTGCCTCAAACTTTGCCGGAGCCGTTGTTTTCATCGTCAACGGCGTGGTGGTGTGGAGCCTGGCCCTGCCAATGGCCGCAGCCTGCTGCCTCGGCAACTGGATGGGAAGCCGCTTGGCCATTCGCGTGGGGCCTGCGGCTGTACGCCGCTTTTTGACCATTTCGCTCAGCCTCCTGCTGCTGACCCTCGTGTGGCAGTATTTTCTGGCTCCGAGCATGCACTGA
- a CDS encoding SHOCT domain-containing protein encodes MRSTNQKTNNKLTAQRHIEDTDMYGCDIGSVMGWGNGMTHLIFMILIISLAVAFISRIFPSQRRNMDYTDSMAILKRRLASGEITLEEYEKLKKSI; translated from the coding sequence ATGCGCAGCACCAATCAGAAGACAAATAACAAACTGACGGCGCAACGTCACATTGAGGATACGGATATGTATGGCTGCGATATAGGAAGCGTAATGGGATGGGGAAATGGCATGACGCACCTCATATTCATGATACTGATTATTTCCCTTGCGGTCGCTTTTATCAGCAGAATATTCCCGTCGCAGAGAAGAAACATGGATTATACAGATTCCATGGCGATTCTTAAAAGGCGGTTGGCCTCTGGAGAAATCACTCTTGAGGAATACGAAAAACTGAAAAAATCCATCTAA
- a CDS encoding ATP-binding protein has translation MIRFRPSLSQRLSRMGLSPWMLLGAALILGLTLVGLSVRSNQRERAFMVHNLTDRAEALIWALEAGTRTGLRLSPGTVLGLRPLLSETARQPGILYMAVTDVSGAILAQSGDSSPIPGVPDDAAPEFSPTPMMVQPQDIPPLADVSDRPMWRVRNVDGKEVFEVFRVFAPLSRSHGQQHMGGQQHMGGGHGSHGMGMMGRMLGRSPDIDGPDPNDVFDNPPPPPPARGGFGGRPGPEAPRQVVGVALVGFDARPFEDALAQDARNNLLSAALAAALGLAGFVSLFWMHNNRRWRRIVRDQQVMAAEVVANLPLGLVISDPNGRIAMINDTALSMFGKQRAEIFPSGTEDSQGGADKPGRAARARRLRSLPGLEWEALVGKLVKGSRILEQETTLAVPGIKPLTISLGGAAMRNEDGAFLGNVFVLRDITEMKRLQADAQRNDRLAALGHLAAGVAHEIRNPLSTIKGVALYIAKRMPMGGREEEAAQRMIDEVERLDRVVSELLEFARPGSFETVQADLGEVIGRALRLAEADLKAKNITVVFEMEPGFPLVRISTERLTQALLNLFLNAVQAMDHGGTLRVSTRALPDGMFSITVADTGPGIPAEIQASIFTPYFTTKSSGTGLGLAIVYQIAEGHGGRVSVGNAPGHGAEFTLTLPVNGKG, from the coding sequence ATGATCCGTTTTCGCCCATCTCTCTCCCAGCGCTTGTCGCGCATGGGCCTTTCACCCTGGATGCTGCTTGGGGCAGCCCTTATTCTCGGCCTGACACTGGTGGGGCTTTCCGTGCGCAGCAACCAGCGCGAGCGGGCCTTTATGGTGCACAACCTTACGGACAGGGCCGAGGCGCTCATCTGGGCGCTTGAAGCCGGAACCCGTACGGGCCTGCGCCTCAGCCCCGGCACAGTGCTTGGCCTGCGCCCGCTGCTCAGCGAAACGGCCCGCCAACCCGGCATTCTCTATATGGCTGTTACCGATGTGAGCGGGGCCATACTTGCCCAGAGCGGCGACAGCTCGCCGATTCCCGGCGTGCCGGATGACGCCGCTCCGGAATTTTCTCCCACTCCCATGATGGTGCAGCCTCAGGATATCCCCCCCCTTGCAGATGTTTCAGACCGGCCCATGTGGCGGGTGCGCAATGTGGATGGAAAAGAAGTTTTTGAGGTTTTTCGGGTATTTGCGCCCCTGAGTCGTTCACATGGGCAACAGCACATGGGTGGGCAACAGCATATGGGCGGCGGGCACGGCTCCCACGGCATGGGCATGATGGGCCGCATGCTGGGGCGTTCCCCTGATATTGACGGGCCTGACCCCAATGATGTGTTTGACAATCCGCCGCCACCCCCTCCCGCACGAGGAGGGTTTGGTGGCCGTCCCGGTCCTGAGGCCCCCCGGCAGGTGGTGGGCGTGGCTCTGGTGGGCTTTGACGCGCGCCCCTTTGAGGATGCTCTGGCGCAGGACGCGCGCAACAACCTGCTCTCTGCCGCGCTTGCGGCCGCATTGGGGTTGGCTGGTTTTGTGTCCCTGTTCTGGATGCATAACAACCGTCGCTGGCGGCGTATTGTGCGCGATCAGCAAGTCATGGCCGCAGAAGTTGTGGCAAACCTCCCCCTTGGCCTTGTGATCAGTGATCCCAACGGGCGTATTGCCATGATCAACGACACGGCTCTGTCCATGTTCGGCAAGCAGCGCGCAGAAATATTTCCTTCTGGCACGGAGGATTCTCAGGGTGGTGCAGACAAGCCCGGCAGGGCTGCGCGGGCACGGCGGCTGCGCAGTCTGCCCGGTCTGGAGTGGGAAGCCCTGGTGGGTAAACTGGTTAAGGGATCGCGCATTTTGGAGCAGGAAACAACGCTCGCCGTGCCGGGAATCAAGCCGTTGACCATCAGCCTTGGCGGCGCGGCCATGCGCAACGAGGACGGCGCTTTTTTGGGCAACGTGTTTGTGTTGCGCGACATTACGGAAATGAAGCGCCTTCAGGCTGACGCCCAGCGCAATGACCGGCTGGCGGCCCTTGGGCATCTGGCGGCGGGTGTGGCCCACGAAATCCGCAATCCCCTGAGCACCATCAAGGGCGTGGCCCTGTATATCGCCAAGCGTATGCCCATGGGTGGACGCGAGGAAGAAGCCGCCCAACGCATGATTGACGAAGTGGAACGGCTGGACCGCGTGGTTTCCGAGTTGCTGGAGTTTGCGCGTCCCGGTTCGTTTGAAACCGTGCAGGCTGATCTTGGCGAGGTCATCGGGCGGGCGCTGCGGCTTGCCGAGGCAGACCTCAAGGCCAAGAACATTACCGTGGTTTTTGAAATGGAACCGGGCTTCCCGCTGGTGCGCATCAGCACGGAGCGGCTCACTCAGGCTCTGCTGAATCTTTTTCTCAACGCGGTTCAGGCCATGGATCACGGCGGCACCCTGCGCGTGAGTACGCGCGCGCTGCCCGATGGCATGTTCAGCATCACCGTGGCCGACACGGGGCCGGGCATTCCGGCAGAGATTCAGGCTTCCATTTTTACGCCCTATTTTACCACAAAATCGTCGGGAACCGGCCTTGGGCTTGCCATTGTCTATCAGATTGCCGAGGGGCACGGCGGGCGCGTCAGCGTTGGCAACGCGCCGGGGCATGGGGCGGAATTTACGCTCACACTGCCTGTAAACGGCAAGGGTTAG
- the cmk gene encoding (d)CMP kinase: protein MSARLPVVTLDGPAGVGKTTLARRVAEGLGLSYLDTGAMFRCMALKLGAGAETLPEEELRTRCAEWTFTLSGLGQQSTLFCNGVAVRGEVRTEAVGMLAARIATVPVVREILRATQRAIGEQYPLVAEGRDMGTVVFPDARFKFFLDAAPEVRAMRRLHDLESSGQKADLATLTEQIRQRDALDRNRTVAPLRPAQDSLIVDTSHLDIEGVLGVILHHINVHGGTQSLRSA from the coding sequence ATGAGTGCGCGGCTTCCTGTGGTGACGCTTGACGGCCCGGCAGGCGTGGGCAAAACCACGCTGGCCCGGCGTGTGGCCGAAGGGCTTGGCCTTTCCTACCTTGATACCGGGGCCATGTTCCGCTGCATGGCGCTCAAGCTGGGTGCCGGGGCGGAAACATTGCCGGAAGAAGAACTGCGCACCCGCTGCGCGGAGTGGACGTTCACCCTTTCGGGTCTTGGGCAGCAGTCCACCCTGTTTTGCAACGGCGTTGCCGTTCGGGGCGAGGTACGCACCGAGGCCGTGGGCATGCTGGCGGCCCGCATAGCAACCGTGCCCGTGGTGCGCGAAATTCTGCGCGCCACCCAGCGCGCCATTGGCGAGCAGTACCCGCTGGTGGCCGAAGGGCGCGACATGGGAACAGTGGTTTTTCCCGATGCGCGCTTCAAGTTCTTTCTGGATGCAGCGCCCGAGGTACGCGCCATGCGCCGTCTGCACGACCTTGAATCCAGCGGGCAAAAGGCGGATCTCGCCACCCTGACCGAACAGATCCGCCAGCGTGACGCCCTAGACCGCAACCGCACCGTGGCACCTCTGCGCCCCGCCCAGGATTCGCTGATTGTGGACACGTCCCATCTTGACATTGAGGGGGTGCTTGGCGTCATCCTGCACCACATCAACGTACATGGCGGTACTCAGAGCCTTCGCTCCGCCTGA
- a CDS encoding methyl-accepting chemotaxis protein, with amino-acid sequence MKLGLLAKMGISILTPAIVGLMLVAGVCYKMSEEILREQIATDMSALLECQSIGLDAVFTGIEQSLKTMTENQRIQDQVMAYTEGRPGIFDGSLFTRADRALESFVTSNDIVYYAGIIAVDGTVLGHRIDKQQGPSKFVGGDFSDREYFQKSKNGQPSVVGIKSASTGEFATVIAMPLKLNSHTIAVLAAGIDNKILAQNTTNKIKVGQKGLVYVYDMKGNVVLHPDKAVLGRNDSKLPHVVQLLEQKNGRTHFVNDKGEDKGLYYKTLPHEGWILCVEFDRGEIFKPISDLLTNASLLTLACALIVGTMIFFSARGIVRMVGGISGVAEAVAGGRLETNDKERALFDAAEKRGDEFSTLAAGMRRMVQSIRHLLGESEHKTKAAQHATEEAEKATARAEEAARQAESAKREGMLTAAGQLEEVVSVISAASTELSAQIEQSDRSAVESAQRLAEAATAMNEMNATVQEVARNASAASAVSAETRANAESGANIVENALQSIGQVHKVSLALKGDMTTLNQHAQAITQIMNVISDIADQTNLLALNAAIEAARAGEAGRGFAVVADEVRKLAEKTMASTNDVGNAISAIQGSAGQSVAAMDKALAEVEKAAELAKQSGEALQGIVTKVEESADQVSAIATASEQQSATSDEINQSIVSVNEMSSQTAQAMGEASRAVSELARQAERMSELISEMKRG; translated from the coding sequence ATGAAACTCGGGTTACTTGCGAAAATGGGAATTTCCATCCTCACTCCGGCAATAGTGGGGCTGATGCTTGTGGCAGGGGTTTGCTACAAGATGTCAGAAGAAATCCTGCGAGAGCAGATTGCCACAGATATGAGCGCATTACTTGAGTGCCAGAGCATCGGGCTTGACGCTGTGTTCACGGGGATAGAACAGAGCCTGAAAACCATGACCGAGAACCAGCGCATACAAGATCAAGTGATGGCTTATACAGAAGGCAGGCCGGGAATTTTTGATGGTTCGCTGTTTACCAGGGCAGATCGAGCCCTTGAGTCCTTCGTGACCAGCAATGACATCGTGTATTACGCGGGAATAATTGCCGTAGACGGCACGGTTCTGGGCCACCGTATAGACAAGCAGCAAGGCCCCAGCAAGTTTGTTGGCGGTGATTTTTCCGACCGCGAATACTTTCAGAAAAGCAAAAATGGTCAGCCCAGCGTTGTAGGTATCAAAAGCGCAAGCACAGGCGAGTTTGCCACGGTCATTGCAATGCCGTTGAAGCTGAACAGCCATACCATTGCCGTGTTGGCCGCTGGTATTGATAATAAGATTCTGGCCCAGAACACCACCAATAAAATAAAGGTGGGGCAAAAGGGGCTAGTGTATGTGTATGATATGAAAGGGAATGTCGTTCTGCACCCGGATAAGGCTGTGCTTGGTCGCAACGACAGCAAACTGCCCCATGTGGTCCAACTGCTGGAGCAAAAAAATGGCCGCACCCATTTTGTGAACGACAAGGGTGAAGACAAGGGGCTGTACTACAAAACTCTGCCGCACGAAGGCTGGATTTTGTGCGTGGAATTTGACCGTGGAGAAATCTTCAAGCCCATCAGCGACCTGCTGACCAACGCAAGCCTGCTGACTCTGGCCTGCGCGCTGATAGTCGGAACCATGATCTTTTTCTCGGCCCGGGGCATTGTGCGTATGGTGGGCGGTATTTCAGGCGTGGCCGAAGCCGTTGCCGGTGGTCGCCTTGAAACCAACGACAAGGAACGCGCCCTTTTTGATGCCGCTGAAAAGCGTGGAGACGAATTCAGCACACTTGCGGCGGGCATGCGGCGCATGGTGCAAAGTATCAGACACCTTTTGGGCGAAAGTGAACACAAAACCAAGGCTGCGCAGCACGCTACGGAAGAGGCGGAAAAAGCCACAGCCAGAGCCGAAGAAGCTGCACGTCAGGCCGAGAGCGCCAAGCGCGAGGGCATGCTGACGGCAGCAGGGCAACTGGAAGAAGTGGTGAGCGTTATTTCTGCCGCTTCCACAGAGCTTTCTGCACAGATCGAGCAGTCGGACAGGAGCGCCGTGGAATCTGCCCAGCGTCTGGCCGAGGCAGCCACTGCCATGAATGAAATGAACGCCACCGTGCAGGAAGTGGCTCGCAATGCGTCCGCAGCCTCGGCTGTGTCTGCGGAAACGCGTGCCAATGCTGAAAGCGGGGCGAATATTGTGGAAAACGCCTTGCAGAGCATCGGTCAGGTGCACAAGGTTTCGCTGGCGCTCAAGGGCGACATGACCACGCTGAACCAGCATGCCCAGGCAATTACCCAGATCATGAACGTGATTTCGGACATCGCCGACCAGACCAACCTGCTGGCGCTCAATGCCGCCATTGAAGCCGCACGCGCGGGCGAAGCCGGGCGCGGTTTTGCCGTGGTGGCTGATGAAGTGCGCAAGCTGGCAGAAAAAACCATGGCCTCCACCAATGACGTGGGCAATGCCATTTCTGCCATTCAGGGCAGCGCAGGGCAGAGCGTTGCCGCCATGGACAAGGCTCTGGCAGAGGTGGAAAAGGCCGCCGAGCTTGCAAAGCAGTCCGGCGAAGCCTTGCAGGGAATTGTAACCAAGGTCGAGGAATCGGCAGATCAGGTGAGCGCCATTGCCACGGCCAGCGAGCAGCAGTCCGCCACCAGCGACGAGATCAACCAGTCCATTGTCAGCGTCAACGAAATGTCCAGCCAGACGGCGCAGGCCATGGGCGAAGCTTCCCGGGCCGTGAGCGAGCTTGCCCGGCAGGCCGAGCGCATGAGTGAACTTATCAGCGAGATGAAGCGCGGCTAG
- a CDS encoding sigma-54 dependent transcriptional regulator, which translates to MTANPAIQLLVVDDDLNHREMLRALLEEWGYAPTGASSGEEALELCRERPFDLILMDVRMGGMSGIEATRAVKAYNPAIPILIMTAYSDVSSAVEALKAGAYDYLTKPLAFDALKLALERALDHASLRHEVRTLRHELAAGLDARNVIGQSQAMRQVLDLVSAIAPSEATVLVTGESGTGKEVVAKLIHANSNRRSGPYVAVNCAALTETLLESELFGHEKGAFTGAEKRREGRFQAADKGTIFLDEIGEIPLSMQVKLLRVIQERELQRVGGDQTVRVDVRILAATNKDLAREVEEGRFRQDLYYRLNVVALQLPPLRERGEDIPLLAMHFMKLFAERNGKTVKGFTPGAMDRLLKHNWPGNVRELENAVERAVVLLVGEYISERELPPTIGGQEAEVSAASRLDFANMTLEEIERMAVMDTLAQVGGNKSEAARRLGINRKTLLSKLGDGK; encoded by the coding sequence ATGACTGCAAATCCCGCCATACAGCTGCTGGTGGTGGATGACGACCTCAATCACCGCGAAATGCTGCGCGCCCTGCTTGAAGAGTGGGGCTACGCGCCCACCGGGGCCTCCAGCGGCGAGGAAGCCCTGGAATTGTGCCGTGAGCGCCCTTTTGACCTCATTCTCATGGACGTGCGCATGGGGGGCATGAGCGGCATAGAAGCCACTCGAGCCGTCAAGGCATACAATCCCGCCATTCCCATTTTGATCATGACGGCCTACTCGGACGTCTCCAGCGCCGTGGAAGCGCTTAAGGCCGGGGCTTACGACTATCTCACCAAACCCCTGGCCTTTGACGCTCTCAAGCTTGCCCTTGAGCGTGCGCTGGATCATGCCAGCCTCCGGCATGAGGTGCGGACTCTGCGCCACGAACTGGCAGCAGGTCTGGACGCCCGCAACGTCATAGGGCAAAGCCAGGCCATGCGGCAGGTGCTGGACCTTGTTTCGGCCATTGCGCCCTCGGAGGCTACAGTGCTTGTGACTGGCGAATCCGGCACCGGCAAGGAAGTTGTGGCCAAGCTTATCCACGCCAACAGCAATCGCCGCTCTGGCCCTTATGTGGCCGTGAACTGCGCGGCCCTGACGGAAACCTTGCTTGAATCAGAGCTTTTCGGCCACGAAAAAGGCGCGTTCACCGGGGCGGAAAAACGCCGCGAGGGGCGGTTTCAGGCAGCGGACAAAGGCACGATCTTTCTGGACGAGATTGGCGAAATTCCGCTTTCCATGCAGGTAAAGCTGTTGCGCGTCATTCAGGAACGCGAGTTGCAGCGCGTGGGCGGCGATCAGACCGTGCGGGTGGATGTGCGCATTCTGGCGGCCACCAACAAGGACCTGGCGCGCGAGGTGGAAGAAGGGCGCTTTCGTCAGGATCTGTATTACCGGCTTAACGTGGTGGCCTTGCAGTTGCCGCCTTTGCGCGAGCGCGGTGAGGATATTCCTCTGCTTGCCATGCATTTTATGAAACTTTTTGCCGAGCGCAATGGCAAGACCGTCAAGGGATTTACGCCTGGGGCCATGGATCGCCTGCTGAAGCACAACTGGCCCGGCAATGTGCGCGAGCTGGAAAATGCCGTGGAGCGGGCTGTGGTGCTGCTGGTGGGCGAGTATATCAGTGAGCGCGAGCTGCCGCCCACCATTGGCGGGCAGGAGGCGGAGGTTTCGGCGGCGTCGCGGCTGGATTTTGCCAATATGACGCTTGAGGAGATTGAGCGCATGGCGGTTATGGATACCTTGGCGCAGGTTGGCGGCAACAAGAGCGAGGCTGCGCGGCGTTTGGGGATTAATCGCAAGACGTTGCTGTCAAAGCTTGGGGACGGAAAGTAG
- a CDS encoding tetratricopeptide repeat protein, with protein sequence MSNQLDYEINKELGECYLFMGDFDKAEEYYRKAAGSNSQSAAPFLGLATVAVQRSDLDKALVLYQKAASVEETDKALCGIGLVYMEKGDHQQAFDYFAAALKKSRENIVALNCLVRESYQLGCVENALPYLEDTLRSGVEAEAVRVTLAGCMIYLGRAEEARQHLEAVLGANPTNINAKELFDTMAA encoded by the coding sequence ATGAGCAATCAACTGGATTACGAAATCAATAAGGAATTGGGCGAGTGCTACCTTTTCATGGGTGACTTTGACAAGGCCGAGGAATACTACCGCAAGGCCGCAGGCAGCAACTCCCAGAGCGCGGCCCCCTTCCTGGGACTGGCCACCGTGGCCGTGCAGCGCTCTGACCTGGACAAGGCTCTGGTTCTGTACCAGAAGGCCGCTTCTGTGGAAGAAACCGACAAGGCCCTGTGCGGCATTGGCCTTGTGTACATGGAAAAGGGCGACCACCAGCAGGCCTTTGACTACTTTGCAGCAGCCCTGAAGAAATCCAGGGAAAACATTGTGGCCCTCAACTGCCTGGTGCGCGAATCTTATCAGCTTGGCTGCGTTGAAAACGCGCTGCCCTACCTGGAAGACACCTTGCGCTCCGGCGTGGAAGCCGAGGCCGTTCGCGTCACTCTGGCTGGCTGCATGATCTACCTTGGCCGCGCCGAAGAAGCCCGGCAACACCTTGAAGCGGTGTTGGGCGCCAACCCCACCAACATCAATGCCAAGGAACTTTTCGACACCATGGCTGCCTAG
- a CDS encoding DMT family protein produces the protein MQIPIPVSTVGLLFCSNLFMTFAWYGHLRYRSTALPLVIITSWAIAFFEYVLQVPANRIGYGYFSAAELKTIQEVISLTVFMGFSAFWLHEPLRWNHLVGFALIVLAAWIIFKEW, from the coding sequence ATGCAGATACCAATTCCCGTCAGCACCGTGGGCCTGCTGTTTTGTTCCAATCTGTTCATGACGTTTGCCTGGTATGGGCACCTGCGCTACAGAAGCACCGCCCTGCCGCTGGTTATCATTACAAGCTGGGCCATCGCCTTTTTTGAATATGTTTTGCAAGTGCCCGCCAACAGGATAGGCTACGGCTATTTTTCGGCGGCTGAACTGAAAACCATTCAGGAAGTCATCTCCCTGACTGTTTTCATGGGCTTTTCCGCTTTCTGGCTGCACGAGCCCTTGCGCTGGAACCACCTTGTGGGTTTTGCGCTCATTGTACTGGCAGCGTGGATTATCTTTAAGGAGTGGTAG